A window from Clupea harengus chromosome 14, Ch_v2.0.2, whole genome shotgun sequence encodes these proteins:
- the dhrs7 gene encoding dehydrogenase/reductase SDR family member 7 has protein sequence MCQLSEFVLMDTSIGCILLMVAAVYVVLQVFRFIFADADFTMLWAASFGKKPESQLRGRVVWITGASSGIGEELAYQLAQIGAQLVLSARRQNELERVKLECLGRSRLQEEDILVLPLDLLDRKSHEAKTSAVLKHFGKIDVLINNGGRSQRSLCLETNMEVYQALMELNFLGTVSITKHVLPHMVQRGMGTVTTVSSVVGIAGAPLATGYAASKHALQGFFNSLRIELADSPGITISTICPGPVQSQIVQNAFTEKLSKSVSQAGDQQHKMTTSRCVRLILCGLANRVKEMWIGQQPFLVFFYVWQYTPTLAWFVTGRLGQKRIKNFKAGLDADTAYFTKPKVA, from the exons ATGTGTCAGTTAAGTGAATTTGTATTAATGGACACATCCATTGGTTGCATTCTGCTCATGGTCGCCGCCGTCTATGTAGTCCTGCAGGTGTTTCGTTTCATCTTCGCGGATGCCGACTTTACAATGCTTTGGGCTGCCTCTTTTGGAAAAAAGCCTG AATCTCAACTGAGGGGCCGGGTTGTGTGGATTACTGGAGCGTCCAGCGGCATTGGGGAAGAGCTGGCCTACCAGCTGGCCCAGATTGGTGCTCAGCTGGTCTTGTCAGCACGCCGACagaatgagctggagagagtgaAGCTAGAATGTTTGG GACGGTCcagactacaggaagaggaTATTCTTGTTCTTCCACTTGATCTCCTGGACAGGAAGTCTCATGAGGCAAAAACATCAGCTGTACTTAAGCATTTTGGAAAA ATCGACGTGCTCATAAACAACGGTGGACGCAGTCAGCGATCACTCTGCCTGGAGACCAACATGGAGGTGTACCAGGCCCTTATGGAGCTCAACTTCCTGGGCACGGTGTCAATCACCAAGCACGTGCTTCCCCACATGGTTCAGAGGGGAATGGGCACTGTGACCACAGTCAGCAGTGTCGTAGGCATCGCAGGGGCACCCCTGGCCACTGGCTACGCCGCCAGCAAACACGCCCTGCAG GGCTTTTTTAATTCGCTGCGGATAGAGCTGGCTGATTCCCCAGGGATCACCATCAGCACTATCTGTCCGGGACCAGTGCAATCACAGATCGTCCAGAACGCCTTCACAGAGAAGCTGAGCAAG TCAGTGTCGCAGGCCGGAGATCAGCAGCACAAAATGACAACCTCTCGCTGCGTTCGACTTATTTTGTGTGGATTGGCTAATCGAGTGAAGGAGATGTGGATCGGCCAGCAACCATTTCTGGTGTTTTTCTATGTGTGGCAGTACACACCCACCCTAGCCTGGTTTGTGACAGGTAGACTGGGCCAGAAGAGGATTAAGAACTTCAAGGCTGGACTG GATGCAGACACTGCTTACTTCACAAAGCCAAAAGTCGCCTGA
- the pcnx4 gene encoding pecanex-like protein 4, whose protein sequence is MGPEVPLLNDYKQEFFWKRFPQTLLGGPRLKLGYCAPPYVYLHQLLLFLTPCMLGGVGTVLYQVGLLGDAYAATLSGGLMLAVAAILQTLAQCVARRSGVVQRLSAQNNILADEEEVEFSHCVAPETVRFIVPGKKFMVNVVLHTLLAGMLCGLGTWYLLPGSLSALYGGMGAAMPVFALSWVTLCSGEYALIVNTPPETATFQPQDTYEITALTRPLYILIFIAVDLIYRLTDPMNELRLACQVLHVVFVVLPVLWALGTLPPPDALLLWAMEQILVLGLGGSPMATNLRLLVMFLISAGVAVSTFFIPSTLGVVLFTVGMGYLLSQDGSQLGAVFGHRRAPSSTLSLGLKGLPLCLIFLAGAMANGGLLHHYLYEPTTHTGNLSLDGAPLEVLPSVRFNGAQAAVGYMLICLLVLSRGFREIQGVFLLGGTLRNPLYPRQMGCSQAFRRSCRCLRLAGYLRRVLLNLVSPFAMIAFLALDGSLQDLSTASLAVGFTRAFRMVWQSSEDALLQMVVVVLVRLGSIGAPATGWHSLGTGVQLLVVGLLIDRASQFISKLKFALTVIVTSWTETKQRRQSTSAMLALNAVLCPLLLAELVLSALLSAPLLPLFTLPIFLVGFPRPLRSWPGTPGTACPCPDSVYYQQLSTRLASALRGAIACGALGAAPPGSHFLCRFQDRVMWLTLLERGYGYCTLNIKGLELQETSCHTLEARRMDEVFEAALAQTHRPNHWRQMLNPHWGNTLTPCCALPVKLYSDARNVLTGIIDSHEHLRKLRGDYVKVLLWLLLQRCAQRDRLTPQLQEKAPLSPVANSSSSQRALQRDVQLSTHLPGSHSSTFSSSSSSSSSSPGQRGSLSSSADWLDDDDLFGPQITRRPAQPQERNFSLPGSVEVLSLYENMALSALPPLRPLGLGLPAADRGSGGLHDASSLPASQRRLSGPHSQLLPGEWRTAPLAPPQMLQLQPLIPSDWFHFAVGRLTVGGQHTVALLQEERDVLELFGQVSLSCLVALGLEAELPSPSLVFRLYGGGAPWSEALDWLKGRRELHQLALKAFRYSFKLLFDQASLGPLDSPEELQATLDEYEHHWYIGTATDHGWQESVRQEKPFLFSLGHDLAMGTYTGRVLTLQEQLVYVGQVCAEGVRGQWANLSWELLYATNDDEERYSIQAHPVLLRNLTVQAADPPLGYPIYSSAPLHLACL, encoded by the exons ATGGGGCCTGAGGTTCCCCTGCTCAACGACTACAAGCAGGAGTTCTTCTGGAAGCGCTTTCCACAGACACTGCTGGGGGGTCCACGCCTCAAGCTGGGCTACTGTGCCCCCCCATATGTCTACCTGCACCAGCTGCTCTTGTTCCTCACGCCCTGCATGCTTGGCGGAGTGGGTACCGTGCTGTATCAGGTAGGCCTGCTGGGCGATGCCTATGCTGCCACTCTCTCGGGGGGACTCATGCTGGCTGTGGCCGCCATACTGCAGACCCTGGCACAGTGTGTGGCACGGAGGTCAGGGGTTGTCCAGCGTCTGTCGGCACAGAACAACATCCTGGcagatgaagaggaggtggagttCTCACACTGCGTGGCACCGGAGACTGTGCGCTTCATTGTGCCAGGGAAGAAGTTCATGGTGAACGTAGTCTTGCACACGCTGTTGGCTGGCATGCTGTGCGGTTTGGGAACCTGGTACCTGCTGCCCGGCAGCTTGAGCGCCCTGTATGGGGGCATGGGTGCAGCGATGCCAGTCTTCGCTCTCAGCTGGGTGACGCTGTGCAGTGGGGAGTACGCTCTGATCGTGAACACGCCCCCAGAGACGGCCACGTTCCAGCCCCAGGACACGTATGAGATCACAGCACTCACCAGACCTTTAtacatcctcatcttcatcgcTGTTGACCTGATCTACAG ATTGACTGACCCTATGAATGAATTGCGGCTGGCATGTCAAGTGCTAcatgtggtgtttgtggtgcTGCCCGTACTGTGGGCACTGGGCACACTGCCCCCTCCGGATGCCCTGCTGCTGTGGGCCATGGAGCAGATTCTGGTGCTGGGCCTCGGCGGCTCTCCCATGGCCACAAACCTCAG GCTTCTGGTGATGTTCCTAATCTCAGCCGGTGTGGCTGTGAGCACCTTCTTCATCCCCTCCACTCTGGGTGTGGTCCTCTTCACCGTCGGCATGGGGTACCTGCTTAGCCAGGATGGGAGCCAGTTGGGGGCGGTGTTCGGGCACAGGCGGGCCCCATCCAGCACGCTCTCTCTGGGCCTGAAGGGCCTGCCGTTGTGTCTGATCTTCTTGGCAGGAGCGATGGCTAATGGGGGTCTGCTCCACCACTACCTCTATGAGCCCACCACCCATACAGGGAACCTCAGCCTGGATGGAGCTCCCCTGGAGGTCCTACCCTCGGTCAGGTTCAACGGGGCCCAGGCTGCAGTGGGCTACATGCTCATCTGTCTCCTTGTTCTCAGCCGGGGGTTTAGGGAGATCCAGGGGGTGTTCCTGTTGGGAGGGACCCTGCGGAACCCCCTGTACCCCAGACAGATGGGCTGTTCTCAGGCCTTCAGAAGAAGCTGCAGGTGTCTCCGACTGGCTGGCTACCTCAGGAGGGTCTTGCTCAATCTGG TGTCTCCATTCGCCATGATTGCTTTCCTGGCTCTGGATGGATCTCTGCAGGACCTGAGCACAGCATCACTAGCAGTGGGCTTCACTCGAGCTTTCAGAATG GTGTGGCAGAGCTCAGAGGATGCCCTGCTccagatggtggtggtggtgttggtgaggCTTGGCTCAATTGGGGCACCAGCAACAGGGTGGCACAGCCTGGGCACAGGTGTACAGCTGCTGGTG GTGGGCTTGCTGATTGACCGCGCCTCCCAGTTTATCTCCAAGCTTAAATTTGCCCTGACGGTGATTGTGACGTCGTGGACTGAGACCAAACAGCGGCGTCAGTCAACCAGCGCCATGTTGGCCCTGAATGCAGTGCTGTGCCCGCTCCTGCTGGCGGAGCTAgtcctctctgccctcctctcagcGCCCCTCCTGCCCCTCTTCACTCTGCCCATCTTTCTGGTGGGCTTCCCCAGACCCCTGCGCTCCTGGCCGGGTACCCCTGGCACCGCCTGCCCCTGCCCAGACTCGGTGTACTACCAGCAGCTCAGTACCCGTCTGGCTTCTGCACTCAGAGGGGCAATTGCATGCGGAGCCCTCG GTGCCGCCCCACCTGGCTCTCACTTCCTGTGTCGTTTCCAGGACCGTGTGATGTGGCTCACACTGCTAGAGCGTGGTTACGGCTACTGCACCCTCAACATCAAG ggCTTAGAGCTCCAGGAGACGTCCTGTCACACTCTGGAGGCCCGGCGCATGGACGAGGTGTTTGAGGCGGCGCTGGCTCAGACCCACAGGCCCAACCACTGGCGGCAGATGCTGAACCCCCACTGGGGCAACACGCTGACCCCCTGCTGCGCCCTGCCCGTCAAGCTCTACTCGGACGCGCGCAACGTGCTCACGGGCATCATCGACTCCCACGAGCACCTGCGCAAGCTGCGCGGCGACTACGTGAaggtgctgctgtggctgttgCTCCAGCGCTGCGCCCAGAGGGACCGCCTGACGCCGCAGCTGCAGGAGAAAGCGCCGCTGTCGCCCGTcgccaacagcagcagctcccAGCGCGCCTTGCAGAGAGACGTGCAGCTCTCCACCCACCTCCCGGGCTCTcactcctccaccttctcctcctcctcctcgtcatcTTCCTCCTCGCCGGGTCAGCGCGGCAGCCTCAGCTCCTCGGCCGACTGGCTGGACGACGACGACCTCTTCGGGCCGCAGATCACGCGCAGGCCGGCCCAGCCCCAGGAGAGGAACTTCTCCCTGCCGGGCTCCGTGGAGGTCCTGAGCCTGTACGAGAACATGGCGCTCTCGGCGCTGCCCCCGTTgcggcccctgggcctggggcTGCCGGCAGCCGACCGTGGCAGCGGCGGCCTGCACGATGCCTCCTCCCTCCCCGCCTCTCAGCGGAGGCTCAGCGGGCCCCACTCGCAGCTGCTGCCGGGGGAGTGGAGGACGGCGCCTCTGGCCCCGCCGCAGATGCTGCAGCTGCAGCCCCTCATCCCTTCGGACTGGTTCCACTTTGCCGTGGGCCGGCTGACCGTGGGGGGTCAGCACACGGTGGCactcctgcaggaggagagggacgtGCTGGAGCTGTTCGGGCAGGTGTCGCTGTCCTGCCTGGTGGCTCTGGGCCTGGAGGCGGAGCTGCCCAGCCCCAGCCTGGTGTTCCGCCTCTATGGGGGTGGAGCTCCCTGGAGCGAAGCTCTGGATTGGctgaagggaagaagagagctGCACCAGTTGGCACTCAAAGCATTTAG gtacagcTTCAAGCTCCTGTTTGATCAGGCGAGTCTTGGACCATTGGACAGTCCAGAGGAGCTTCAGGCCACTCTGGACGAGTATGAGCACCACTGGTACATCGGCACGGCGACGGACCACGGCTGGCAGGAGAGTGTGCGACAGGAAAAGCCGTTCCTATTCTCTCTGGGTCATGACCTCGCCATG GGGACGTACACAGGCCGGGTGCTGACTCTGCAGGAGCAGCTGGTGTATGTGGGTCAGGTGTGTGCTGAAGGGGTGCGGGGGCAGTGGGCCAACCTCTCCTGGGAGCTCCTGTACGCCACCAACGACGACGAGGAGCGCTACAGCATCCAGGCCCACCCGGTGCTGCTGAGGAACCTGACTGTGCAGGCTGCAGACCCACCCCTGGGCTACCCCATCTACTCCTCCGCCCCGCTGCACTTGGCCTGCCTCTAG